The nucleotide window CGATTGGCGACCAAGGAAAGTTTCTGGGTGTTTTCGGGCGACGAAGTGGAACTAAAAATTACGAACAGGGAGAATCCTTCCATCCTGATTTTGGCATCCGATCCAGGAACGCAGGACATCAATTCCGCCCTTTATTCATCGGTTTTAAACAGGACTTTACGACTCATCAACTCCAAACACAATTTGCCGGGAGGAATTATTGCTGACGAGTTTCCCACCATCTACATACATAAAATCGACAACGTGGTGGCGACCGCAAGGAGCAACAAAGTGGCGGTCTTATTGGGACTTCAGGAAATCCCACAACTCCGACAGTTTTACAAAAAAGAAGTTGCCGACACCATTTCCGCCATTGTTGGAAATATCCTTTCAGGTTCCGCAAGGGACAAAAATACTCTGGAATGGCTGGAGAAACTGTTCGGAAAAATCAAGCAAAAATCCTATTCCCAATCCATCTCCCAACAAGGAACGACGACCAGCATCAACGAGAAAATGGACTTTATGATTCCTGCAGGAAAAATTGCGACGCTCAAAACTGGCGAAATGGTCGGAATGATTGCTCAGGGCGAGGAAAACGACACCGAGGAATACAAAACTTCGGCGATGAACGGCAAAATCAATTTGGATATGAAGGCCATCAAACAGGAAGAACACAACTATGTGAAAATGCCTTCCTATTACTCATTTGTCGACAAAATGGGAAACAATAGGAAAAACGATGTCCTGATGACCAACTTCAGAAAAATCAATAAGGAGGTTGAATTAATCGTAAATGAATTTACTAAAAATGAAAAATAGAACGACAATAATAACATTAACAATTCTCCTTTTAACAGGCGGTTATTCCATGGCTCAATTCAATACGCTGATGCCGACAAAACCACACAAAACGGAAGACTTTAAAATTATGGAAACCCCAAAAGAGGAGAATTCCAACCAAAAAAAGGAGAAAAAATCGTGGAAAGAAATCTTCAACATCACCCCAAAATCGGAACTGAAAAACGAAACCGAAAGTTCAATGAAGATGTTAACGAGTCAAATCGACTCTCTAAAGACGATGCTTAAAAACTACCATAATGGAAACAATCAAAGTAACGTGGACTACAAAAAGATGAAAGATTCACTATTTGAACTGATGCAAAATTTTCAACCCGAAAAAAAGCAGGAAAAGGATTTTGAAACCACCTTTGAAGGTTTACGGAAAAATATCTCAATGCCTTTGCGCAATAGAATTAGCGTGACTTCGCCTTACGGAACAAGGATGCATCCAATTTTCGGCACTGCAAAAATGCACAACGGAATTGACCTCAAAGCCAACTACGAAGATGTTCACGCCGTGCTTGATGGAATCATTACCGAAGCAGGTTGGGATTCCAAAGGCGGTGGAAACTACATCAAAATCAAACATTTCAACCGATTTGAAACCTCCTATCTCCACCTCTCCGAAATCTACTACAAAGTCGGAGAAAAAGTCAGGGCGGGCTTCATCATCGGGAAAAGTGGAAACACAGGGAACTCTACCGGACCGCACCTGCATTTTGCAGTAAAGGAGTTTGGACAAAGCATCAATCCCTACCATTTCTTAAACGACCTAAACAAAGCAAACAATTTAATAGCAACCTACTATGCAAACTGAAAACCTACCTACCGAAGAACTTAAAAAGTTCGGAATCATCAATGAAGATTTGTCATTTTCAAAAAAACTGAAAGCGGACGACATCCAAAAATTTCTGCAGGGCTACACGATTGTCGCAGACAACGACAAAAACAGGGCAACTTTCCAACTCACGGAAAACAACACCCGACTGAAAGTCATCTTTCTGGAGCGGGATAAAAGCATCTCCGAAATCCTCAGAAACAGCAAGGATGGAATTGAGTATTCCACTATTCAAGACCTTTCAAACAAAAATGAGAAGAAACTTTCGCTTGAAAAAAAGGCATTCATCTACGACAAGGAAAACAACATCGTCGCCGAGTTCGACCTCATTAAAAATGCCACCGAACTCACCGCAATCATTGCCGACAAGAAGGATGTCGCGGAAATGAACCGCTACAAAAACGAACTTCAGAAACTGAAAAATTTCCTGATGGATAAAATCGACCAATATCCCGAAATCGCCAAGGAAATTTCCAACGACTTGAACATCGTTTCCAGAGAAATCAACACCGTAAACAGCATCTCACCCGATGAGAAGCAGATTTCAAAAGGTGGCAATTCCGAAATTGACCTGAACGTCAATGACAGGGATAGGTACGAAGACGCGAACAGAAACCGGGAAGAGCAGGAAGAAGAAATCGAACAGGAAATCGAACAGGAACAGGAAAAACGCCGTGGATTCCGCAGATAAATTTTTGAAAAGATGGAAACAGAAACGATCAATTACCAGAGCAAATATGGACCGAACACGAATTTCCAATTTCCGACGGACGAGGATACGCAATATCTCAAAACGTCGGCGGGCGAAATATTACCGTACAAACTCTTCAGTGGGAGAAATGATGCTGACCCAAATTCCGCCATCCTACGGGAAAAGGACAATCAAGGTTACGCCAATGACTTTGCGCTCGTAGAGCGGCAGTTTTCGGAAAACAAAAGTCTTTCATTCATGGCGGGAACCAAAATTTCTGATGTGAACGATGTGGCTTGGCTTTTCCGTGCGCTTGAAGACGAGGCGGTGGAACACACCTTTGCACTCTACAAATTCAAGGACGACAGTTATCTCGTTCAACATCTTTCGACAGGCGGAATTACTTCCACCGTTGTGGATTTACGGTTGTTGACGGGAAACGTCTTCAAAATGCAGCCCGAAAGCATCACGCTCGTCCACAACCATCCGAGCGGACAACTGATTTCGAGCAAACATGACCGACTCATGTTGCAAAGACTGCACGAAATTTTCGACCATACAGGAATAAAGGTGGAAGACGGCATCGTCATCAATCTGCGTTCGGGGAAATATTTGGTATTCAACGGAGATTTGGGAAGCGACCGTGTTCTGGAACTTTCCGAGCAAAATCAACAGCAGGGAAAAGTCAGCACCTTTTCCTTTAACAAGCAGATTTTTGCCGCCAATTATCAGCCGTTCAAAATCAACAGTCCCGAAGATTCCGCCGCCTACATTTCAAGCCAAAAGTTTGGACTGTCCGACAAGACGGAAGCCATCATCCTGAACAATGCGAACGACATCGTTGGGAAATTCATTCTTCCGCAGCATCGACAGTTCGAGAAACTGACCGAACTGATGACGATTCACGCCGGAACGGGTGTCATCCTTTATGGAAACAATGTAAACGAGCAGATGTACAAGGAATACCGCGACAAACTCGAACTGATGGGGTTCACGGCTTTGGATGCGATTTTATTGGAAAGCGGAAACTACCACTCCCTTTACGAAAAGACCAAAATCAACGTCTATGACCACCTTTTGGACAAATTCAGCAAGAACCATCTGAATGCGGAACCCATTGTCGGCGTATCGGAAAACAACCTAAATAATAGTTACTCTAAAAATTTTAGAAATATGGAAGAACCACCACAAAAGGATTACGTCAAACTGTTTATTGACGATTCCGAAGGTCATACCAAGCACGAATTTGAAATCTCCTTGACGGAAGACGACAAAGTGAACTACAGCCAGATTGCCTCAAAAATCCAGCTGTATCGAAAGCCGGAAGACCATGTTTTGCTATTCGTTGGCGGAGAACTGCTTACCTACGAGGGAAATGAGGAAACAGAAAAAATCATCGATTCCCTTAAAAGTCTTTTTCTTCCCGATGAGAAAAAACGGAGCAATTTATTCAGCCAAAGTAATTTTCATTCGAGATTTAAAGAAGAAATGGATGCCACAAGGTCAGGATTTTCGATAGACGACATCATTGGAGAGCCTTCTATAAAAGATTACGCCAAAATGAACGGAGATGACTTAACACAACACCTCAATAAAAACAAAGAATATTTTAACAATCAAACCCCAAACATTATGGAAACACAAAAAGAATTCAACCAGGTAGATTATCTAAAAAATCAGCTTAAATACCTCGGTTTCGGCGAAGACGAAAAACTTCACAAAGAATTGGAAAAAGGCATCAAGTCCAAAAACCAGCAATTCGAAATCAAAACTTCCTCGGACAAGGCACTGCCCGGAAACAAGGTTGATTTTGCCTTGAAATTCAACAAGACGGAAACGGGTGGTGTTTTCCTCAACTCTTACGACGCCAAATTGAAGAACGAGAAAGGCGAAGAAATCACCCACAATTTTTCGGTAAACAGAGAAAATACCTTTACCGCAAAAGAAGCCGTAAATCTTTTGGAGGGACGGAGCGTGAAAATCGAGTTCCACAACCCCAAAA belongs to Chryseobacterium sp. and includes:
- a CDS encoding M23 family metallopeptidase, with the translated sequence MKNRTTIITLTILLLTGGYSMAQFNTLMPTKPHKTEDFKIMETPKEENSNQKKEKKSWKEIFNITPKSELKNETESSMKMLTSQIDSLKTMLKNYHNGNNQSNVDYKKMKDSLFELMQNFQPEKKQEKDFETTFEGLRKNISMPLRNRISVTSPYGTRMHPIFGTAKMHNGIDLKANYEDVHAVLDGIITEAGWDSKGGGNYIKIKHFNRFETSYLHLSEIYYKVGEKVRAGFIIGKSGNTGNSTGPHLHFAVKEFGQSINPYHFLNDLNKANNLIATYYAN
- a CDS encoding JAB domain-containing protein: METETINYQSKYGPNTNFQFPTDEDTQYLKTSAGEILPYKLFSGRNDADPNSAILREKDNQGYANDFALVERQFSENKSLSFMAGTKISDVNDVAWLFRALEDEAVEHTFALYKFKDDSYLVQHLSTGGITSTVVDLRLLTGNVFKMQPESITLVHNHPSGQLISSKHDRLMLQRLHEIFDHTGIKVEDGIVINLRSGKYLVFNGDLGSDRVLELSEQNQQQGKVSTFSFNKQIFAANYQPFKINSPEDSAAYISSQKFGLSDKTEAIILNNANDIVGKFILPQHRQFEKLTELMTIHAGTGVILYGNNVNEQMYKEYRDKLELMGFTALDAILLESGNYHSLYEKTKINVYDHLLDKFSKNHLNAEPIVGVSENNLNNSYSKNFRNMEEPPQKDYVKLFIDDSEGHTKHEFEISLTEDDKVNYSQIASKIQLYRKPEDHVLLFVGGELLTYEGNEETEKIIDSLKSLFLPDEKKRSNLFSQSNFHSRFKEEMDATRSGFSIDDIIGEPSIKDYAKMNGDDLTQHLNKNKEYFNNQTPNIMETQKEFNQVDYLKNQLKYLGFGEDEKLHKELEKGIKSKNQQFEIKTSSDKALPGNKVDFALKFNKTETGGVFLNSYDAKLKNEKGEEITHNFSVNRENTFTAKEAVNLLEGRSVKIEFHNPKSDQSETAFVQFNFEEPKTEKGNYMFQNFYKNYGVDTDKIVEKANLVFEKPEYRDNTIKSLEKGNVVKVKFEMDDKVVEGKAVLNPQYKNLNLYDNDMNRINTNKPLQGMENEEKQEKAHVKEQSIKR